In Trichlorobacter lovleyi, the DNA window AAAGAGCCGGCCCTGAAAAGGGTCGGCTCTTTGCGTATCAGCAGGGATGCTGCAGGCAGTTTGTCAGCGGAGGGTTACCGCTTCTCGGCAAGATCATTAAACAGGAATTGAACCCCTTCAATTTCGTTCACTATTCTTGCCGCTCTGTAGACATCCTCCAGTGAGTCAACACGACCTCTCAATATGACCTCTCCCGATATCGTGGTCACGTCAATCGCATACTTCTTCAGAACCGGGTCTTTCGATAGCGAGTCTTTTACCTTGGCGGTTACGACCGCATCATCCAGATCTGCCTGATTCTGTCTCATCATTTGGTATTGGCCGGTTCCGCATGCCGATAAGGCAGTAACCAGGCCGACACCTAGCAGGATTTTGTTCAGTATTCTTGACTTGGACATAAAGGCCTCTTTTACTATGCAGCGGATAGTTTTATTGCCTAATGCTACAAGGGACACGGGCCTAGTCCCATGCAGTCGCTAGTTGGTAGCCTCTTTCTCAAATTCATCGATATCGAGGATTGCGCGTCTTATCGCTCGATAGTCGTCAGGTGGGACATCAACAAAAGTTCCTGTTTCAGTCTCTAAGAGGCCTAGTGGCGATTTTGCAGTCAAAAGTAGGTCTACATAGCAACCATAATCTATTTTGTAAACGTCATACCTGACACCTGGTTTGTCATGCGCGGAGATGTTTCTCTTCAGCAAGTGCAATACTCTGGCATCAAACAGCTTGTCAATCAAATGATTTGATATAGTACGTTGTAAAAGGAACGCACGTGAGCGTCGGTGTGCTATTACATTGTCAATAATCCAATGAAGGAGTTGTAGTGCTCTTTGATTTGCTGATACAGCTGTTTCTTTGTCTCGTTGGTACCATGTTTTACTAGCTTTCCGAACGGTGTCTATTGAAATAGCTTTAGAAAAATCTGCCTGAGATGCCATGGACAAAATGTACAAGGCATCTCGTGGTATACCTTCAGCTGCTCTGACGAGTTCTCGAAACACATTTTCTTGAGTAAATGCAGTTCGAATTAACTCGCGTTCAGAAGTTGGTAGTTCTACCTCTATATTCTCTTCTGCAAGAGATTGAAAATGTCGAAAAATCATATTCTGGAAAAAGGCCACTGCCCGAGTTTCATCATTTTCAAAAACCATAAAATCATCCATGTTTAGATCTGCAGATGCGTCACCTCCCAACTCAATTCCGATGTAGTCTCCTCCGTCAAGAGTTAATTGAAAGCTACTTCGCTTTTCAATTGCACCTATTTTAACTGTGATACCTGGCACCGGAAATAGACTGCGCCTGAGGAGGTCAGACAAATATGGTTGCAACTCTAGAGGAATCACACTCCATTCATCCAAAACAATCCACAGTTTCACGCCATTCAGAGCTTTCATGAGGCGAGTAAAAACGTCACCAACTCGACCGAAATTGATTCTGTGAATCCGTGTGCCTGCGCGCTTCAACCGATAAGTGTCCTGCTCCTCCTGCTCACTACCTGTTTTAGAGGAGACTGAAAATGATGCTGTTTTGGGTGAAATGCTGAATCCTAAATCTTCTGATGTGGTCGTCTTTCTCAGCCCAGTTCCAGACATTTCTTCTTCAATTGGCCCAGAGACTGTGACTTCACTTATCGCTTCCGCCATTTCGTCAAGTATTGGGGCCACCTTGTTAAGATCTAGATGGGAATCATCTTTTAATGACTCATCAATCAACTCATCGTGTACGCAGACAAGTGTGTCTATTAATAGGCGTGTTGCCCGCTCCGAGAAAGGGATGATCGGATCAGAATATATGCCGCCAGTGGACCCCACCTGCCGTAAATCTATATAAACTGGGATATCTCCAGCTTCCTTCTTTTTTTCCGCTAAATAGACAAGAGCGTGCGTTTTGCCGGTACCACGTCTACCGTAAAGCACTTGGTTGTCTGTTGTGGAAAGTACGGTAAACAAAGGGCCTACATCCACAAAACTATCAACCAGTGTCTGGTGGTCGACCTTTTCGGCCCGTTTGCTGAAACTAATGAACAATTTGTTGATTTGCTGATTCATCTTTAACTCCTTTGCCAACTCGCTTATCTACAGTTTCCCGATATACGTAATCTGTTGGCGATAGTGACGTCCCTGAAACAGACAATTCTGCCTACTGT includes these proteins:
- a CDS encoding BON domain-containing protein, producing the protein MSKSRILNKILLGVGLVTALSACGTGQYQMMRQNQADLDDAVVTAKVKDSLSKDPVLKKYAIDVTTISGEVILRGRVDSLEDVYRAARIVNEIEGVQFLFNDLAEKR